A stretch of Candidatus Eisenbacteria bacterium DNA encodes these proteins:
- a CDS encoding asparaginase, with translation MNSPIICEVFRSSQKGDVPESLHRGHVAVVDDGGRLLFSTGNPFFQTFARSVLKPFQLVAVSESGAADHFSFSNKELAIMAGSHSGSAAHLEVVQGILSKIGLDEDALECGSHQPRDPEQSRLINEGTRRLCQLHYNCSGKNS, from the coding sequence ATGAATTCGCCGATCATATGCGAAGTGTTCCGTTCATCTCAGAAGGGAGACGTTCCGGAAAGTCTCCACAGGGGGCACGTCGCTGTCGTTGATGACGGTGGCAGACTACTCTTCTCCACCGGCAATCCGTTTTTTCAAACCTTCGCAAGAAGCGTTCTGAAACCCTTCCAACTTGTCGCCGTCAGTGAATCGGGCGCCGCCGACCATTTCTCTTTCTCAAACAAAGAACTCGCAATCATGGCCGGTTCGCACAGCGGGAGTGCGGCGCATCTGGAGGTCGTGCAGGGAATCCTGTCCAAAATCGGGCTCGACGAGGACGCGCTCGAGTGCGGAAGCCATCAACCTCGTGATCCCGAGCAGAGCAGGCTCATCAACGAAGGAACACGCCGCCTCTGTCAACTTCACTACAACTGTTCTGGAAAGAACTC